One genomic region from Aneurinibacillus sp. REN35 encodes:
- a CDS encoding ATP-binding cassette domain-containing protein, translated as MVKTFSDKHILVIGAKEKNLHNVSVSIPKKQITVFTGVSGSGKSALVFDTIAAESQRQLNETYSSFIRHRLPHYGHPEVDSIENLSIAIVINQKRIGGNARSTVGTITDINSLLRLLFSRIGTPFVGYSDVFSFNNPQGMCLHCEGLGKVNTFQIERLIDKEKSLHEGAIQFPTFRPGEVRWKRYVATGLFDNHKKLKDYSEEEWDTLLYKTGFKPPNPTDEWPPTSMYEGIIPRIERTFLHKDSRDTQRYKEAIAHMVGKGICPVCRGARLNQHVLACKINEKTIADCTRMQVNELLDFMRTIKEPAAVTITQALIVRLEQLLSIGIGYITLDRETATLSGGESQRIKMVRQLGSSLTDLTYIFDEPSTGLHPHDVHNINVLLKQLRDKGNTVIIVEHEPDVIQIADHVIDMGPRAGTAGGTIVYEGNLAGLRKANTLTGIFLNRRPELKKTVRKPTGWLSIANASLHNLKNVTVSIPKGVITVVTGVAGSGKSTLINHMFPAQYSETIFIDQKPIHTSQRSNIATFTGIFDTIRALFAEQNGVSASLFSFNAKGACPVCKGLGSITTDLAFMDTISTVCEACQGRRFRKEVLQYSLRKKSISDILAMTIDEAMEFFTEKDIQPTLQRIKDVGLGYMTLGQPLHTLSGGERQRVKLAAELEKRGKIYILDEPSTGLHLSDCEQLMRMMERLIDQDSTVIVIEHNLDIISQADWIIDLGPGAGQAGGNVIFSGEPKDILQCEASITGKYIKEYIAPN; from the coding sequence ATGGTGAAAACATTCTCAGATAAACACATCCTAGTGATCGGGGCAAAGGAAAAAAATTTACACAATGTGAGTGTTTCCATTCCAAAGAAACAAATTACCGTGTTTACCGGTGTTTCCGGTTCCGGTAAGTCCGCGCTTGTCTTTGATACGATTGCTGCTGAATCCCAGCGACAATTAAACGAAACGTATTCAAGCTTCATCCGTCATCGTCTTCCGCATTACGGCCACCCTGAAGTCGATTCAATTGAAAATCTGTCTATCGCCATCGTCATCAATCAGAAGCGAATCGGCGGGAATGCGCGTTCAACCGTTGGTACGATCACGGACATCAATTCCCTGCTGCGCCTATTATTCTCCCGCATCGGGACGCCATTTGTCGGCTATTCCGATGTATTTTCCTTTAACAATCCTCAAGGAATGTGCTTGCACTGTGAAGGGTTAGGCAAGGTGAACACCTTCCAAATAGAGCGGCTGATCGACAAAGAAAAGTCATTGCATGAAGGAGCGATTCAGTTCCCAACATTTCGGCCGGGCGAAGTACGCTGGAAACGCTACGTAGCTACAGGGTTGTTTGATAATCATAAAAAACTAAAGGATTATAGCGAGGAAGAATGGGACACGCTTCTTTACAAAACCGGCTTTAAGCCGCCAAACCCAACAGATGAATGGCCGCCGACCTCCATGTATGAAGGCATCATCCCTCGAATCGAACGGACTTTTTTGCATAAGGATTCGCGCGACACGCAACGGTACAAAGAAGCGATTGCTCATATGGTCGGCAAGGGGATCTGCCCGGTGTGCCGTGGCGCCAGACTGAATCAACATGTACTTGCCTGTAAGATAAACGAAAAAACAATAGCGGACTGTACCCGCATGCAAGTCAATGAGCTGCTGGACTTTATGCGAACAATTAAGGAGCCTGCTGCTGTAACGATCACCCAGGCACTTATTGTCCGCTTGGAACAGCTGCTCTCGATTGGCATCGGATACATAACATTGGACCGGGAAACCGCTACCCTCTCCGGCGGGGAATCCCAGCGCATTAAAATGGTGCGCCAGTTAGGGAGCAGCTTAACGGATTTGACGTATATTTTTGATGAACCGAGCACCGGGCTTCATCCTCATGATGTCCATAACATTAACGTATTGTTAAAACAGCTGCGCGACAAAGGAAACACCGTCATCATTGTTGAGCATGAACCGGACGTCATTCAAATTGCCGACCATGTTATTGATATGGGACCGAGGGCCGGAACAGCAGGCGGTACCATCGTCTATGAAGGCAATCTGGCAGGCCTCCGCAAAGCAAACACCTTAACTGGTATCTTTCTGAATCGCCGACCGGAGTTGAAGAAAACAGTACGCAAACCGACCGGCTGGCTTTCCATTGCGAACGCCTCCCTGCACAATTTAAAAAACGTGACGGTCTCTATCCCCAAAGGGGTCATCACCGTCGTAACCGGTGTGGCCGGGTCAGGGAAAAGCACGCTCATCAACCATATGTTTCCTGCTCAGTATTCTGAAACGATCTTTATCGATCAAAAACCAATCCATACATCTCAGCGCTCCAACATTGCCACATTCACCGGCATATTTGATACGATTCGTGCGCTGTTTGCCGAACAAAACGGAGTAAGCGCTTCTCTATTCAGCTTTAATGCTAAGGGAGCCTGCCCCGTATGCAAAGGCTTAGGCAGCATCACGACCGACCTGGCATTTATGGATACCATCTCAACCGTTTGTGAAGCATGCCAAGGGCGCCGCTTCCGCAAAGAGGTGCTCCAGTATTCCCTCCGTAAGAAAAGTATTAGCGACATCCTGGCAATGACAATTGACGAAGCAATGGAGTTCTTCACGGAAAAGGACATACAGCCAACTTTACAGCGGATCAAAGATGTAGGCTTAGGCTATATGACGCTCGGTCAGCCGCTGCACACATTATCAGGAGGTGAACGGCAGCGGGTAAAGCTGGCGGCCGAACTAGAAAAACGAGGCAAGATTTATATACTTGATGAGCCATCGACAGGACTGCATCTATCCGATTGCGAACAGTTGATGCGCATGATGGAGCGTCTCATCGACCAAGACAGCACCGTCATTGTCATTGAACATAACCTCGATATCATTAGTCAGGCAGATTGGATTATCGATCTTGGACCCGGTGCGGGACAGGCTGGCGGAAACGTAATTTTCTCAGGGGAGCCTAAGGATATTCTGCAGTGTGAGGCTTCGATCACAGGAAAATATATTAAGGAATATATCGCGCCGAATTAA
- a CDS encoding putative 2-aminoethylphosphonate ABC transporter substrate-binding protein, whose amino-acid sequence MKRWSKVLLASMLLLLVILTGCGGGKTATGEKKQGDEKTLTIYTALEDDQIQTYLASFKKKYPDITLNIVRDSTGVITAKLLAEKENPQADVVWGTAATSLLVLDQNQMLEGYSPKGIERIVPQFKDKAEPAHWVGIDAWETAVIVNTKELEKRKLPIPQTYADLTKPEYRGLIVMPNPSSSGTGFLTISGLHQLLGEQKAWEYIDKLHENIALYTHSGSKPAKMAAQGEYPIGISFGYRGITEKKKGAPVEVVFPKEGSGWDLEANALVKKKQIKPEAKLFLDWAISDEAMKEYNKNFAIVSVKNEGQVIPEGYTQDPLQQLIPYDFNKAATERERVLKEWDQRYSAKSEPKK is encoded by the coding sequence ATGAAGCGATGGAGCAAGGTTCTTCTGGCATCAATGCTGTTGCTATTGGTCATCCTGACAGGGTGCGGAGGCGGCAAGACGGCCACGGGAGAAAAAAAGCAAGGAGATGAAAAAACACTAACAATCTATACGGCACTAGAAGATGATCAAATTCAAACGTATCTTGCATCATTTAAGAAAAAATATCCGGATATTACACTGAACATCGTGCGTGACTCGACGGGTGTCATTACTGCTAAGCTTCTCGCAGAAAAAGAAAATCCGCAAGCAGATGTGGTGTGGGGAACCGCAGCAACAAGTCTGCTCGTGTTAGATCAAAATCAAATGCTCGAAGGCTATTCACCAAAAGGTATAGAACGCATCGTCCCTCAGTTCAAGGATAAAGCTGAACCTGCCCATTGGGTCGGGATTGATGCGTGGGAGACAGCGGTTATTGTAAACACGAAGGAGTTAGAGAAACGAAAGCTTCCCATTCCGCAAACGTATGCAGATTTAACTAAGCCAGAATACAGAGGACTAATCGTCATGCCGAATCCGTCCTCTTCGGGTACAGGATTTCTAACTATTTCTGGATTACATCAATTGCTTGGCGAGCAAAAGGCATGGGAGTACATTGATAAGCTGCATGAAAATATTGCGCTGTACACACATTCCGGTTCCAAACCAGCAAAGATGGCGGCACAAGGTGAATATCCGATTGGCATTTCTTTTGGCTATCGCGGAATTACAGAGAAGAAAAAGGGAGCGCCAGTAGAAGTTGTATTTCCTAAAGAAGGCTCCGGCTGGGATTTAGAAGCAAATGCATTGGTGAAAAAGAAACAGATTAAGCCGGAAGCAAAGCTATTCCTCGATTGGGCGATCAGCGATGAGGCGATGAAAGAATACAACAAGAACTTTGCGATTGTCAGCGTGAAAAATGAAGGACAGGTAATTCCAGAAGGCTATACGCAGGATCCATTACAGCAGCTGATTCCGTATGATTTTAACAAAGCAGCAACGGAGCGTGAACGTGTTCTAAAGGAATGGGATCAGCGCTATAGCGCAAAAAGTGAACCGAAAAAGTAG
- a CDS encoding saccharopine dehydrogenase family protein, producing the protein MKIVVLGGAGKVALGAIQDFVENDSVESVLLADINVDALEKRKASLGAEKVSCQQVDLHDHHALVRLLDDYDACLNGSSHHFNLQVMKACLESRTHYTDFGGLFHWARQQLKMHDQFEQAGITGIVGSGSAPGIVNVMARYAYDNLDTVESVEIRDGIVNFNAGEYDFVPPYAIETLLDEFIMNPYEFRDGEFVEVAPFSGGEVIDFPQPIGRQTVINTIHSEVATIPLSFKDKGIQKVTFKLALPKMFEEKLKFLVNIGVGGSEAINVRGTQIVPRQVLAALIQQNAQVAAAGGPVKHDDHKALRVEVIGTKEGQDGKYVIDCVLSPYENWPHMSQGVFSVGFPAAVTTRLLGGGEITKKGFFPSEAVIPPQLYFNELSKRGINVYANFIKQI; encoded by the coding sequence ATGAAAATCGTTGTATTAGGCGGTGCAGGAAAAGTCGCACTAGGAGCTATTCAGGATTTTGTTGAAAATGACTCTGTTGAAAGCGTTCTATTGGCAGATATTAATGTAGACGCGCTAGAGAAGCGGAAGGCCTCTTTAGGTGCAGAAAAAGTTAGCTGCCAGCAAGTAGATTTACATGATCACCATGCTCTGGTGAGATTGTTGGATGATTATGATGCGTGTCTGAATGGAAGTTCTCATCATTTTAACCTGCAAGTAATGAAGGCGTGTCTCGAATCAAGAACACATTATACGGACTTTGGCGGATTGTTTCACTGGGCGCGACAGCAGCTTAAGATGCATGACCAGTTTGAGCAAGCGGGAATTACGGGAATCGTCGGATCAGGTAGTGCGCCAGGGATTGTGAATGTAATGGCTCGGTATGCATACGACAACCTTGACACGGTAGAATCGGTTGAGATTCGGGATGGTATTGTCAACTTCAATGCAGGAGAGTATGACTTTGTTCCACCCTATGCCATAGAGACCTTACTCGATGAGTTTATTATGAATCCATATGAATTTAGAGATGGTGAATTCGTTGAGGTAGCACCGTTTTCCGGCGGAGAAGTTATAGATTTTCCGCAGCCTATCGGTAGACAGACTGTCATTAACACCATTCATTCTGAAGTAGCGACCATTCCGTTAAGTTTTAAAGACAAAGGAATTCAAAAAGTAACGTTTAAGCTGGCATTGCCGAAGATGTTTGAAGAAAAGCTGAAGTTTTTAGTGAATATTGGTGTGGGTGGTAGCGAAGCGATTAATGTAAGAGGAACACAGATAGTACCTCGGCAAGTACTAGCTGCTCTCATTCAGCAAAATGCACAAGTGGCGGCAGCAGGCGGGCCGGTAAAACACGATGATCATAAAGCGCTGCGGGTAGAAGTGATCGGAACGAAAGAAGGACAGGACGGCAAGTATGTGATTGATTGTGTGCTCTCCCCGTATGAAAATTGGCCGCATATGTCTCAAGGCGTTTTTTCTGTAGGGTTCCCGGCGGCTGTGACAACACGATTGTTAGGAGGAGGCGAGATTACGAAAAAAGGTTTCTTTCCATCCGAAGCAGTCATTCCGCCGCAGCTATACTTTAATGAATTATCTAAGAGAGGAATTAACGTCTACGCTAACTTCATTAAACAAATTTAG
- a CDS encoding ABC transporter substrate-binding protein: MKKRGLWLSLFVLGMVLLISACSSSASKEGEGASELGAIKEAGVLRVGATTTGVPFTFLDTKTNQIDGVMVDVAKKVGEHLNVKVEIVQTKFSSLIPSLEADKIDVISAGMLKTEERAKMINFSTPVYNYGEALIVPRDSEGIKTFEDLKGKTVGVQEGTTFLKAMKEQSDIKVQSYKTMADMVVEVQNGRIDAFLADYPVMKHMINGNKSLGVKIVEDYKAQWPGDVSLGITKGADDLTKAINEAIDAMKKNGELEAIIKKWNLQ, encoded by the coding sequence ATGAAAAAAAGAGGATTGTGGTTATCGCTGTTCGTACTAGGGATGGTTTTATTGATTAGTGCTTGCTCATCTTCCGCCTCTAAAGAAGGCGAAGGAGCCTCTGAGCTGGGGGCTATCAAGGAGGCTGGCGTACTGCGCGTTGGTGCGACGACAACGGGTGTTCCTTTCACATTCTTGGATACAAAAACGAACCAAATTGATGGGGTTATGGTCGATGTCGCCAAAAAAGTGGGTGAACATCTAAATGTAAAAGTGGAGATTGTACAGACAAAATTCTCATCACTCATCCCTTCCCTAGAAGCGGATAAAATTGATGTGATTTCAGCCGGGATGCTCAAGACGGAAGAACGTGCAAAGATGATCAACTTCTCCACTCCGGTCTATAACTACGGGGAAGCCTTAATCGTCCCTAGAGACAGTGAAGGGATTAAGACGTTCGAAGATTTAAAAGGAAAAACAGTAGGTGTGCAAGAAGGAACGACCTTTTTAAAGGCAATGAAAGAACAGTCGGATATAAAAGTGCAAAGTTATAAAACAATGGCGGATATGGTGGTTGAAGTACAGAACGGACGTATTGATGCGTTTCTAGCTGATTATCCTGTCATGAAGCATATGATCAATGGAAATAAGAGTCTTGGTGTGAAGATTGTAGAAGATTACAAGGCGCAGTGGCCTGGGGATGTTTCCCTTGGGATTACTAAAGGGGCAGATGATTTAACAAAGGCAATAAATGAAGCAATTGACGCAATGAAGAAGAACGGAGAACTGGAAGCCATCATTAAAAAGTGGAATTTGCAATAA
- a CDS encoding amino acid ABC transporter permease, producing the protein MFDILQFLPTLLQGAWVTIQITVLSLIIALVIGMILALMRISDNVILSKVAGFYISVIRGTPLLVQLMYVYFVLPELGFKFSPFVSALIGLSLNESAYLAEIFRAGIRSIGKGQLEAAYAIGMNYPTAMRRIILPQALRNVLPPIGNSAIILLKNSSLAAVITVGELMHMGEELASSTFRNLEIFTLVAILYWILHYPLAYYIDSLERKMNYDTGRRH; encoded by the coding sequence TTGTTTGATATACTACAATTCTTACCCACTTTGCTGCAAGGTGCATGGGTTACAATCCAGATTACCGTATTATCTTTAATCATTGCCTTGGTTATCGGTATGATTCTTGCGTTAATGCGTATCTCTGATAATGTTATCCTCAGTAAAGTTGCAGGATTTTATATAAGCGTCATTCGCGGTACACCTTTATTGGTTCAGTTGATGTATGTTTACTTTGTTCTTCCTGAATTGGGCTTTAAGTTTTCACCGTTTGTTTCTGCCCTTATCGGTCTCTCGCTCAATGAGAGTGCTTATTTAGCGGAGATTTTCCGTGCGGGGATTCGTTCTATCGGCAAAGGACAATTGGAAGCGGCCTATGCAATCGGTATGAATTATCCTACCGCGATGAGACGGATTATACTGCCGCAAGCATTACGCAATGTTCTTCCGCCTATAGGGAATTCGGCTATCATTCTCCTGAAAAACTCTTCGTTAGCTGCCGTCATTACGGTTGGGGAGCTTATGCATATGGGAGAAGAGCTGGCGTCCTCGACCTTCCGTAACCTTGAGATCTTTACGCTCGTTGCGATTCTGTACTGGATATTGCATTATCCTTTGGCGTACTATATCGATTCCCTAGAAAGGAAGATGAATTATGATACGGGTCGAAGGCATTAA
- a CDS encoding amino acid ABC transporter ATP-binding protein: MIRVEGIKKSFHNNDVLKGISTHIKKGETVVIIGPSGSGKSTLLRTINFLEIPDEGDIFIDGKKIHFDKKSKKRKNDAEICQVRAETGMVFQNFNLFQHMTVLQNIIEGPVSVKKMEKEKAVHIAKELLEKVGLASKEHSYPSELSGGQQQRIAIARALAMQPKAILFDEPTSALDPELVGEVLQVMRNLANEGMTMVIVTHEMDFARGVGDHIIFMDGGFIVEEGPPEDVFDRPKSERLQQFLSKLVER, encoded by the coding sequence ATGATACGGGTCGAAGGCATTAAGAAAAGCTTCCATAACAATGACGTGCTCAAGGGAATCTCTACTCATATTAAAAAAGGAGAGACCGTAGTTATTATCGGTCCGAGTGGAAGCGGAAAAAGTACCTTATTGCGGACGATCAATTTTCTTGAAATCCCGGATGAGGGAGATATCTTCATTGACGGAAAGAAAATTCACTTCGATAAAAAGAGTAAAAAGCGAAAGAACGATGCGGAAATCTGTCAGGTTCGGGCAGAAACGGGTATGGTGTTTCAAAACTTTAATTTATTCCAGCATATGACGGTTCTTCAAAACATTATTGAAGGGCCGGTGAGTGTAAAAAAGATGGAGAAAGAAAAGGCCGTCCATATAGCAAAAGAGCTCTTAGAAAAAGTAGGTTTGGCAAGCAAGGAACACAGTTACCCGAGCGAGTTATCCGGAGGACAGCAGCAGCGGATTGCGATTGCGCGTGCCTTAGCGATGCAGCCAAAGGCGATTCTATTTGATGAGCCTACATCCGCGCTTGACCCCGAATTGGTCGGTGAAGTGCTACAGGTTATGCGTAATCTGGCAAATGAAGGAATGACAATGGTTATTGTTACACATGAAATGGATTTTGCGCGCGGAGTCGGGGATCATATCATTTTTATGGATGGTGGATTTATAGTGGAAGAAGGGCCGCCGGAAGATGTTTTTGATCGTCCCAAGTCAGAGAGGCTGCAGCAGTTTTTGTCTAAGCTGGTAGAAAGATAA
- a CDS encoding GntR family transcriptional regulator: MSKRAKESLEDYVYESIKSAILTRKIPLKMHLSEEHLAEAFSVSRTPIRTVLKRLHYEKMIQLLPNKGAFINQPSTKEIEDVFQLRTLLETEAVKIACRNATEEQLDELESLTYAEEELYKQDKYDKAIQITSDFHQAIVMVSGNEIMGNYSRELINITNVYLAYHEHADKESPLCPNEHRMIIQAIRKRDEAEAVRVFLEHFTTVKKHLNFKKENEEITLSDIFKPYSKSKQ; encoded by the coding sequence ATGAGCAAGAGAGCGAAAGAGTCCTTAGAAGACTATGTGTATGAGAGCATTAAATCAGCTATTTTAACAAGAAAAATCCCTTTAAAAATGCATTTAAGTGAAGAACATCTGGCGGAAGCCTTTTCCGTTAGTCGTACACCGATTCGTACGGTTCTTAAAAGGCTGCATTACGAAAAAATGATTCAGCTTCTTCCGAATAAAGGGGCCTTTATTAATCAACCGTCAACGAAAGAGATCGAGGATGTTTTTCAACTGCGGACACTGTTAGAGACAGAAGCGGTCAAGATTGCTTGTCGAAATGCTACAGAGGAGCAATTAGATGAGTTGGAGTCTTTAACGTATGCAGAAGAAGAGTTGTATAAGCAGGACAAATACGATAAAGCCATTCAGATAACATCTGATTTTCATCAAGCAATTGTAATGGTAAGCGGCAATGAAATAATGGGGAACTATAGTCGCGAGTTGATTAATATAACGAATGTCTATTTGGCTTATCACGAACATGCAGATAAAGAAAGCCCGCTTTGTCCCAATGAGCACCGGATGATCATTCAAGCGATTCGAAAAAGGGATGAAGCTGAAGCTGTGCGTGTGTTTCTTGAACATTTCACGACGGTAAAGAAACACTTGAACTTTAAGAAGGAAAATGAGGAGATTACGCTTTCTGATATTTTTAAACCGTATTCAAAAAGCAAGCAGTAA
- a CDS encoding helix-turn-helix transcriptional regulator codes for MSKAKMIFDLIMYVNTKRNFTAQDIADEFQVSVRTAHRYLLEVSELGVPLYTEQGRHGGYRTLKNRLLPPILFDEDEAFAIFFAFQSLKYYQSLPFELNIDSASRKLFASFPDDTKAAISRLESILAFWNPRRSAPSPYLKEIITAVIEQRDILINYRSKRETAARRLKPIGIYAHDGLWYMPAYDCKQEKVQLFRVDRIESFAQCETSTDFQMDLMEYLQSYKINEPLRLHVTLTREGIRRCQSVPWLEKDVMVTNQNHGLIDTTFDKSELEFVAQFFLQLGTDAKVMEPQEVVDLIRVKAHRLLEHYHSES; via the coding sequence ATGTCAAAAGCGAAAATGATTTTCGATTTGATTATGTATGTGAATACGAAACGGAATTTTACAGCTCAGGATATAGCGGATGAATTTCAAGTGTCGGTTCGAACCGCCCATCGATATTTGCTAGAGGTCAGTGAATTGGGTGTGCCTTTATATACCGAACAGGGGCGGCATGGAGGGTACCGTACGTTAAAGAACCGTCTGCTTCCACCGATTTTGTTTGACGAAGATGAGGCGTTCGCTATCTTTTTTGCCTTTCAATCACTCAAATACTATCAATCATTACCGTTTGAGCTAAATATTGATTCAGCATCGAGAAAGCTATTTGCCAGTTTTCCTGATGACACGAAAGCAGCGATCAGCCGTCTTGAGTCGATTCTTGCTTTTTGGAATCCAAGAAGGAGTGCACCTTCTCCCTATTTAAAAGAGATCATTACGGCAGTGATTGAGCAGCGGGATATACTCATCAACTATCGATCCAAAAGGGAGACGGCGGCAAGGAGACTGAAGCCCATCGGGATATACGCACATGACGGCTTGTGGTATATGCCGGCCTATGATTGTAAGCAGGAAAAGGTTCAGTTATTTCGTGTCGATCGGATCGAGTCGTTTGCTCAGTGTGAAACGAGCACAGACTTTCAAATGGATTTGATGGAATACTTGCAAAGCTATAAGATTAATGAGCCTCTGCGACTGCACGTGACCCTTACAAGGGAAGGAATACGAAGGTGTCAAAGCGTACCCTGGCTGGAGAAGGATGTCATGGTCACAAATCAAAACCATGGGTTGATTGATACAACGTTTGATAAAAGTGAGCTCGAATTTGTTGCGCAATTTTTTCTTCAGTTAGGTACGGATGCGAAGGTGATGGAACCACAAGAGGTCGTCGATTTGATCAGAGTGAAGGCCCATCGGCTGCTTGAGCATTATCACTCGGAATCATAA
- a CDS encoding CoA-acylating methylmalonate-semialdehyde dehydrogenase translates to MDHTVSPLKNFINGEWVASDSRYEDVPNPATGEVIARVPLSTRKELDLAVEAAGRAFLTWRRTAVPRRARILFKYQQLLIENWSELAKLITIENGKTYEDAYGEVQRGIECVEFAAGAPTLMMGNQLPDIATGIESGMYRYPIGVVGGITPFNFPMMVPCWMFPLAIACGNTFVLKPSERTPLLANRLAELFQEAGLPDGVLNIVHGAHDVVNGLLEHPDVKAISFVGSQPVAEYVYKTAAAHGKRVQALAGAKNHSIVMPDADLDIAVQQIVSAAYGSAGERCMAASVVVAVGAIAEPLMEKITAAIDKIKIGNGLEEGVFLGPVIRDSHKDRTIKYIEAGENEGAALLRDGRKDVAANGQGYFVGPTLFDHVTTKMSIWKDEIFAPVLSVVRVSNLDEAIQVTNQSEFANGACIYTDSAKAVRQFREDIDAGMLGVNLGVPAPMAFFPFSGYKKSFYGDLHANGRDGVEFYTRKKMLTARY, encoded by the coding sequence ATGGATCATACAGTAAGTCCATTGAAGAATTTTATAAACGGTGAATGGGTTGCATCTGATTCTCGCTATGAAGATGTGCCAAACCCGGCAACAGGTGAAGTGATTGCGCGCGTTCCTTTATCTACCCGCAAAGAATTAGATCTTGCGGTAGAGGCAGCAGGTAGAGCTTTTCTAACGTGGCGCAGGACGGCTGTTCCTCGACGCGCCCGCATTTTATTTAAATATCAGCAGCTTCTCATTGAGAATTGGAGTGAATTAGCGAAGCTGATTACGATTGAAAATGGCAAGACCTACGAAGATGCTTACGGTGAAGTGCAGCGTGGCATTGAGTGTGTTGAATTTGCAGCGGGTGCTCCTACACTAATGATGGGGAATCAGCTTCCCGATATTGCCACAGGAATTGAATCAGGCATGTATCGTTATCCAATCGGGGTTGTAGGCGGTATCACGCCGTTTAATTTTCCAATGATGGTTCCTTGCTGGATGTTCCCCTTAGCAATTGCCTGCGGTAACACGTTTGTTTTGAAACCATCGGAACGGACCCCGTTGCTTGCAAATCGCTTAGCAGAATTATTTCAAGAAGCTGGGTTGCCTGACGGTGTGCTTAATATTGTACATGGTGCTCACGATGTAGTGAATGGATTGTTAGAACATCCAGATGTAAAGGCCATCTCTTTTGTCGGTTCCCAGCCGGTAGCGGAGTATGTGTATAAAACGGCTGCAGCTCATGGCAAGCGGGTTCAAGCTTTGGCAGGCGCGAAAAACCACTCGATTGTTATGCCGGATGCGGACCTGGATATAGCTGTTCAGCAAATTGTAAGTGCAGCCTATGGCTCTGCCGGTGAAAGATGCATGGCTGCTTCCGTGGTCGTTGCGGTTGGAGCCATCGCAGAACCATTGATGGAGAAAATCACGGCAGCCATAGATAAGATCAAAATAGGAAACGGACTGGAGGAGGGCGTATTTCTTGGTCCGGTTATCCGTGATAGCCATAAAGACAGGACGATAAAATATATCGAAGCAGGCGAGAATGAAGGAGCCGCTTTACTGCGGGATGGCCGTAAGGATGTCGCCGCGAATGGACAAGGTTATTTTGTCGGCCCGACGCTTTTTGACCATGTAACAACCAAGATGTCGATCTGGAAAGATGAGATTTTCGCTCCGGTACTTTCCGTTGTGCGTGTAAGCAATCTTGATGAAGCGATCCAGGTTACAAATCAATCGGAGTTTGCGAATGGAGCATGCATCTATACTGACAGCGCAAAAGCTGTGCGCCAATTCCGTGAAGACATTGACGCAGGGATGCTCGGAGTTAATCTCGGCGTACCGGCTCCGATGGCATTCTTCCCGTTCTCCGGCTACAAGAAATCCTTCTATGGCGATTTACATGCCAATGGTCGAGATGGAGTGGAGTTCTATACCCGTAAGAAAATGCTAACTGCCCGTTATTAA